The proteins below are encoded in one region of Carcharodon carcharias isolate sCarCar2 chromosome 2, sCarCar2.pri, whole genome shotgun sequence:
- the cops7a gene encoding COP9 signalosome complex subunit 7a isoform X4, with the protein MQAYLFNLANKGSLPELTLAQKNKLKHLTIVSLAARMKCIPYSMLLKDLDIKNLRELEDLIIEAIYTDIIQGKLDQRNQLLEVDFCIGRDLQKQDISNIVKTLQEWCDCCQAVLLGIEQQVLRVNQYKEGHTKTQQQVETEVANIKKTLKATASTSTQDPDQHPMDRDTPQLVEQRPSTKKLSKSKSLSSSRH; encoded by the exons ATGCAGGCTTATTTGTTCAATTTAG CAAATAAGGGAAGTCTACCCGAATTAACATTAGCTCAGAAGAACAAGCTGAAACATCTCACCATAGTAAGCTTGGCTGCAAGAATGAAG tgcattccatattcCATGCTCCTGAAAGACCTTGATATAAAAAACCTCAGAGAGTTGGAGGATTTAATTATTGAAGCAATTTATACTGATATAATACAAGGCAAACTTGATCAGCGAAATCAGCTTCTTGAAGTTGACTTTTGCATTGGCAGAGATCTCCAAAAGCAAGACATCAGCAACATTGTTAAAACTCTCCAGGAATG GTGCGATTGTTGTCAAGCAGTTCTGCTAGGAATTGAGCAGCAAGTCCTCCGTGTAAATCAGTATAAGGAAGGTCATACAAAAACTCAGCAGCAGGTAGAAACTGAG gtggccAACATAAAGAAGACATTGAAGGCAACAGCCTCTACCTCAACACAAGATCCTGATCAGCATCCCATGGATCGTGACACGCCACAGCTTGTTGAACAACGTCCATCTACAAAGAAACTCTCAAAATCTAAAAGTTTATCATCTAGCCGTCATTAG